One Salmo salar chromosome ssa01, Ssal_v3.1, whole genome shotgun sequence DNA window includes the following coding sequences:
- the LOC106572757 gene encoding dnaJ homolog subfamily C member 25, translating to MKSSDSLSVEMAAVSECGRRSAQWTAVIFTVVLFLPSATALIDGLYCGTEICYDVLGVPRDAVKADIARSYRQLARKYHPDRFSSLAGETRESAHQKFLLVATAYETLKDEDSRRDYDYMLDNPEEYYSHYYTYYRRRLAPKVDVRIVILVTVVAISIFQYYSWWASYAEAIAYLSTVPRYRIQATEIAKQLGLLNKTKEKGKNRRSKEEIREQEEEIIRDIIKNKIDIKGGYQKPKILDILLCKIVLFPYFLCAYVVWYCKWTYRFTICREEYGDQEKLYIIRKNMKMSQSQFDSLEEEQRDTLLERQLWIKYNYEVYKEEQEEEMKTKMALDPRWKRYRRWMKNEGPGRLTFIDD from the exons ATGAAATCCAGCGACTCATTAAGTGTTGAAATGGCTGCAGTCAGTGAGTGTGGTCGACGGTCTGCTCAGTGGACAGCCGTTATATTCACCGTGGTGCTGTTCCTACCGTCTGCCACGGCGCTTATCGACGGACTGTACTGCGGCACCGAGATCTGTTACGATGTCCTCGGTGTACCGAGGGACGCGGTGAAGGCGGACATCGCCCGGTCTTACAGACAGCTCGCCAGAAAGTATCACCCGGACAGATTCTCAAGTCTTGCAGGCGAGACAAGAGAAAGTGCACATCAGAAATTTCTGCTCGTTGCTACTGCATATGAAACTCTGAAG GATGAGGACTCCCGTAGAGATTATGACTACATGCTGGACAACCCTGAAGAGTACTACAGCCACTACTACACCTACTACAGGAGACGACTGGCACCTAAAGTGGACGTACGGATTGTCATTCTGGTCACTGTGGTTGCTATATCCATTTTCCAG TACTACAGTTGGTGGGCCAGCTACGCTGAAGCCATCGCCTACCTATCAACGGTCCCCCGGTACCGTATCCAGGCCACAGAGATAGCCAAGCAGCTGGGTCTCCTGAACAAGACAAAAGAGAAGGGCAAGAACCGACGGTCCAAAGAGGAGATCCGGGAACAGGAAGAAGAGATCATCCGTGACATCATCAAGAACAAGATTGACATTAAGGGAGGCTACCAGAAGCCTAAAATCTTGGACATACTACTCTGTAAGATTGTTCTGTTCCCTTACTTCCTGTGTGCCTATGTGGTCTGGTACTGTAAGTGGACCTACCGGTTCACCATCTGCAGAGAGGAGTACGGAGACCAGGAGAAGCTGTACATCATCAGGAAGAACATGAAGATGTCTCAGTCTCAGTTTGACAGtctggaggaggagcagagagacacCTTACTGGAGAGGCAACTCTGGATCAAATACAACTATGAG GTGTACAAGGAAGAACAGGAGGAAGAGATGAAGACGAAGATGGCCCTGGATCCCAGGTGGAAGAGGTACCGACGGTGGATGAAGAATGAAGGACCTGGACGGCTCACTTTTATTGACGATTGA